A stretch of DNA from Candidatus Bathyarchaeota archaeon:
GCAGATGCGTTAATACCTTTGTCGATAGTGTTTGGCTGGCCGGTGACAGTTGGGGTGACGATTGGATGTGTGATTGGAAATGTTGTAAGCCCGATGCCGAGTGTTGTTACGGATATGACGTTTGGTGCATTAGCTAATTTTGTCGCAAGTCTGTTGGCTTGGAAAATTGGAAGTCGAAAGGATCACAAGAGAGCAAATGAGTTTGTTGGATGCACGGTTGCCACTGTGGTAGTGACATTTATTGTGGGGACGTATCTAGCGTGGCTGACACAGATGGATGCGTGGATTTGGTGGTTGGGTGTCGGTGTTGGATCGATGATTAGCATCAACATACTAGGCTACATGTTAATTCAAGGGTTAAGAAAGTCAAACCTGTTCAAGAAAGTTAATGAAACAAGCGAATCAGCTGATGTCATTAAAAACTCTTAAGGCTCCTTTGTAGGTTATAGGAAAAGTTAGAAGCAAGCATGGGTTGAAAGAAAGGTGAAAGGAAAAACATCGAATTCAAGGTTTGTTACAAGAAACTTGGCTTTAGTCTGTGTTTTCGCGCCTTTGTGCACCATTTTCTCTTTTTGGTCTCTATTTCCAATAATCGGTGCCATCGGAACATCCATTAAAGTAACGGCTGTCATAGCTCCGCTGATTGGAATAATACTTGGTCCATACATGGGGGCGTTTGCAGTGGCTTTGGGCGGATTCATCGGCGCATCTATTGCACAAACTGGACCTTTTGGGCCTCTCAGTTTTATTCCATGGATGGCTACTGCCTTCTGTTCCGGTCTTTTATACAATCATAAGTGGCGGCTGTCAGCTGTCCTATATTCAGTGTTGTTGCTAGTGTTTACATTTTACCCGACAGTAGGCCCAGCTTGGTTACATCCATACTTCATTTGGTTTCAACTCGTCGGATTAGCTGTTTTGGTATCTCCATTGCAGTTAAAAGCTGTGACGCTTTCACAACAAACGAATGCCAGAGAGCTTGTTTTCGGAGTTGCTGTCACATCTTTTATATCGGCTTTGTTTGGCCAGATTGTCGGCAGTATAATGTTTGAGATTATGTATTGGCCAATGCTTATTCCTGAATTGAACTCTTGGGTGTCTCTTTGGCAGGCTCTTACCTTTCTATATCCTATTGAAAGAGTGATAATCACAGTGATAGTTGTGTTCATAGGGGTGCCCCTAATTAGGGCACTTAGGGCATGGGGATACGAAATAGGAGGAAAGTAAAAACATATGCAGCTTTTTGGAATACACACTCGACTAATCGAGCCTAAAGACAATCTTGTTGACGTAATCCTTGATGGTTTGCGAAGGCAAAAGATATCAATGGAAGATAGAGATGTGCTTGTGATTGCTAGTAAAGCTGTTGCCGTTGTTCAAGGGCGTCTTGTGAGATTGAGTTCGATAGAGCCCTCTGAAAGAGCTAAGAAAATCGCCGAGAAATGTAACCTAGAACCTAGTTTTGTGGAAGTTGTGTTGCGGGAGGCGGAGGAAGTTTATGGAGGAGTTTCCAGAGCTTTGCTCGCCTTGAAAAACAACGTGTTGATAGCAAACGCTGGAGTTGACCACAAGAATGCACCCAGAGGATACGCTGTTTTATGGCCCGAGAAACCCCATGAAAGCGCTGGGAAAATTCGGAATGAAATCTTAGAAAAGACGGGTAAGCATGTTGGAGTTTTGATCATCGACAGCCGAGTTACTCCGCTTCGAATGGGAACAACAGGTGTTGCCATAGGAATTGCTGGTTTTGATCCTGTTAGGGACTGCAGATCTGACAAAGACCTTTACGGTAACTCCTTGC
This window harbors:
- a CDS encoding QueT transporter family protein — encoded protein: MDVRDLSLTAVVAGLYAVLVYFLAGISFGLVQVRVADALIPLSIVFGWPVTVGVTIGCVIGNVVSPMPSVVTDMTFGALANFVASLLAWKIGSRKDHKRANEFVGCTVATVVVTFIVGTYLAWLTQMDAWIWWLGVGVGSMISINILGYMLIQGLRKSNLFKKVNETSESADVIKNS
- the cofE gene encoding coenzyme F420-0:L-glutamate ligase, producing MQLFGIHTRLIEPKDNLVDVILDGLRRQKISMEDRDVLVIASKAVAVVQGRLVRLSSIEPSERAKKIAEKCNLEPSFVEVVLREAEEVYGGVSRALLALKNNVLIANAGVDHKNAPRGYAVLWPEKPHESAGKIRNEILEKTGKHVGVLIIDSRVTPLRMGTTGVAIGIAGFDPVRDCRSDKDLYGNSLLITRQALADDLASAAHLIMGEANELIPAVLVKNVPVNFSEEIDLDSAIISAKECLFMSCITQNRVFLADVYE